Proteins encoded within one genomic window of Mesobacillus subterraneus:
- the fliF gene encoding flagellar basal-body MS-ring/collar protein FliF, whose translation MKETIQKYIHTMKDFWQGRTRKQKISLGASVFFVLTVAVLTAFFTSRTSLEPLYSNLSPAETGSIKESLDARGIKSEIADGGNTILVPKESVDSLKVELAAEGIPKSGSIDYSFFSQNAGLGMTDNEFFVLKLDAMQTELADLMKGIDGVNDAKVMINLPEKGIFVSDNEQPASASIVLNTSPGYQFKEDQINALYHLVAKSVPNLPTDNIVIMNQYFEYFDLKNENNSSGASFASQHQIKQQIERDVQRQVQNLLGTLMGHDKVVVSVTADIDFTQENREENIVDPVDKENMEGIAISAQRITETFTGNADQAGGIPEGGNPGETTGAQYLEGTNGNGDYERVEETINNEVSRIRKEITESPYKVRDLGIQVMVEPPTPDDRNSLPQERVEDITKILGTIVRTTIDKESLGTELTDEVIEDKVVVSVQPFNGKVTFDNNNTVEKLPWWVYLVGGLLLAGIVVLLLLFMRSRKKEVEEEYVMEEEYEQIRVPDVNKEFETEGTMKKKQLEKMAKEKPEDFAKLLRTWISED comes from the coding sequence ATGAAAGAAACCATTCAAAAGTATATACATACAATGAAGGATTTCTGGCAAGGGCGCACCAGAAAGCAAAAAATCAGTCTTGGTGCGTCTGTTTTCTTTGTATTGACAGTAGCCGTCCTTACAGCTTTTTTTACCTCGAGGACGTCCCTAGAGCCGCTTTATAGCAATCTTTCTCCAGCCGAGACTGGAAGTATTAAAGAAAGCCTTGATGCAAGGGGCATTAAATCTGAAATTGCAGATGGCGGCAATACCATCCTTGTTCCGAAAGAATCGGTTGATAGCTTGAAAGTTGAGCTGGCAGCCGAAGGGATTCCTAAATCAGGGAGTATAGATTATTCATTTTTTAGCCAAAATGCCGGTCTTGGTATGACGGATAATGAATTCTTTGTTTTAAAATTGGATGCAATGCAAACAGAACTTGCTGATTTGATGAAAGGAATAGATGGTGTCAATGATGCGAAGGTAATGATCAACCTGCCTGAGAAAGGGATTTTTGTTAGCGATAATGAACAGCCAGCATCAGCATCCATTGTGCTAAACACAAGCCCGGGCTATCAATTTAAGGAAGATCAAATCAATGCACTCTATCACTTAGTGGCTAAAAGTGTTCCGAACCTTCCTACAGATAATATCGTCATCATGAATCAATATTTTGAGTATTTTGATTTAAAAAATGAAAATAATTCCAGTGGAGCATCATTTGCTTCTCAGCATCAAATCAAACAGCAAATTGAGAGAGATGTCCAAAGACAGGTCCAAAATTTGCTTGGTACTTTGATGGGGCATGATAAAGTAGTTGTTTCCGTTACCGCCGATATAGACTTTACCCAGGAAAACAGAGAAGAAAACATTGTAGACCCTGTTGATAAAGAAAATATGGAAGGCATCGCAATCAGTGCGCAGCGAATTACTGAAACCTTCACTGGAAATGCAGATCAAGCTGGCGGAATTCCAGAAGGAGGAAACCCTGGTGAAACTACAGGGGCTCAATATCTTGAGGGAACAAATGGCAACGGAGATTATGAGAGAGTCGAAGAAACAATTAATAATGAAGTCAGCAGAATTCGCAAGGAAATTACCGAGAGTCCATACAAGGTAAGAGATCTTGGGATTCAGGTCATGGTCGAACCGCCAACTCCAGATGACCGAAATTCATTGCCGCAGGAACGGGTAGAGGATATTACAAAAATTCTAGGTACTATCGTCAGAACGACCATTGATAAAGAGTCGTTAGGCACAGAACTAACGGATGAAGTCATCGAAGATAAGGTCGTTGTATCCGTGCAGCCGTTTAACGGTAAAGTTACCTTCGATAACAATAATACTGTAGAGAAACTGCCTTGGTGGGTATACCTAGTTGGCGGATTATTGCTAGCAGGTATTGTAGTCTTATTACTTTTATTTATGAGATCGAGGAAGAAAGAAGTAGAAGAAGAATATGTAATGGAAGAAGAATATGAGCAAATTCGTGTTCCTGATGTGAACAAGGAATTTGAGACAGAAGGCACAATGAAGAAAAAACAGCTGGAAAAAATGGCGAAAGAAAAGCCGGAGGATTTCGCAAAGCTATTGCGAACCTGGATTTCTGAGGATTAG
- the fliG gene encoding flagellar motor switch protein FliG, with protein MVRKDQKELTGKQKAAILLISLGPDVSASVYKHLSEEEIEKLTLEISGVKKVDSLAKEGILEEFHSIALAQDYITQGGIGYAKTVLEKALGTDQAAVIINRLTSSLQVRPFDFARKADAGQILNFIQNEHPQTIALILSYLDSAQAGQILSELPQDVQADIARRIAVMDSTSPEIINEVEQILERKLSATVTQDYTQTGGIEAVVDVLNGVDRATERTILDALEIQDPELAEEIKKRMFVFEDIVTLDNRAIQRVIRDCENEDLMLALKVSSDEVKEIVFKNMSKRMVETFQDEMEFMGPVRLRDVEEAQSRIVAIIRRLEESGEIVIARGGGDDIIV; from the coding sequence ATGGTGAGGAAAGACCAAAAGGAATTAACAGGAAAACAGAAGGCAGCAATCCTCCTGATTTCGCTTGGTCCAGATGTTTCTGCTTCGGTTTATAAGCATTTAAGTGAAGAGGAAATTGAAAAGTTAACACTTGAAATATCAGGTGTGAAGAAAGTGGACTCGCTGGCAAAGGAAGGGATTTTGGAAGAATTTCACAGCATTGCGCTTGCTCAGGATTATATCACTCAAGGTGGAATCGGTTATGCGAAGACGGTGTTAGAGAAAGCATTAGGGACCGATCAGGCCGCTGTGATCATCAATAGATTGACCTCGTCACTGCAAGTGAGGCCGTTTGATTTTGCTCGAAAAGCGGATGCTGGGCAAATTCTCAATTTCATTCAAAACGAGCATCCACAAACAATCGCACTTATACTTTCTTATTTGGATTCCGCACAAGCAGGCCAGATTTTATCTGAACTGCCCCAAGACGTCCAGGCGGATATTGCACGTCGTATTGCAGTGATGGACAGCACATCGCCAGAAATTATCAATGAGGTCGAGCAAATCCTGGAAAGAAAGCTTTCAGCCACTGTAACTCAGGACTATACGCAAACTGGCGGAATTGAGGCTGTAGTTGATGTATTGAACGGAGTGGACCGCGCAACCGAACGCACTATTTTAGATGCACTGGAAATCCAGGATCCTGAACTGGCAGAGGAAATTAAAAAGAGGATGTTCGTATTCGAAGATATTGTCACACTTGATAACCGTGCTATCCAGCGTGTTATCAGAGATTGTGAAAACGAAGATCTCATGCTTGCTCTTAAAGTTTCAAGTGATGAAGTCAAAGAAATTGTCTTTAAAAATATGTCTAAGCGTATGGTCGAAACCTTCCAGGATGAAATGGAATTCATGGGTCCTGTAAGGCTTCGTGATGTAGAAGAAGCACAATCCAGGATTGTCGCTATTATCCGCCGTCTGGAAGAATCTGGTGAAATCGTCATTGCCCGTGGCGGAGGAGATGATATTATTGTCTAG